A genomic window from Rhodococcus sp. KBS0724 includes:
- a CDS encoding class III extradiol dioxygenase subunit B-like domain-containing protein → MFTAAALVPSPPLLVPQLSGDSAPAGEVRAATLRVVRELAATAPRWIAVGGDTEKVLEIAGTVGVGQGEVGTFAGFGADVRTQLDGDARGPVNPELPLAVLVAGWLREQSGREVSVDVHLISTTASVDECRALGAKLREILDAGDEPVGLLVLADGASTLSPKAPGSFDERAAPVQAVIDAALGAGDRAALLDLDPALCEEIGASGRAVWQVLASVFTAQPDAVVHYSSAPLGVGYHVGMWRP, encoded by the coding sequence GTGTTCACAGCTGCCGCACTGGTCCCGTCACCCCCACTTCTTGTTCCCCAATTGTCGGGCGACTCGGCTCCGGCCGGCGAGGTCCGAGCGGCGACGCTCCGGGTAGTTCGGGAACTGGCAGCCACTGCTCCGCGATGGATCGCGGTGGGCGGCGACACCGAGAAAGTCCTGGAAATTGCGGGAACAGTAGGTGTGGGCCAGGGTGAGGTCGGAACCTTTGCCGGCTTCGGAGCTGATGTCCGCACCCAACTCGACGGTGATGCGCGGGGGCCGGTCAATCCGGAGTTGCCGTTGGCTGTCTTGGTTGCGGGTTGGCTCCGCGAGCAGAGCGGGCGGGAAGTGTCTGTCGACGTGCACCTGATTTCAACTACCGCGTCGGTGGACGAATGTCGCGCACTCGGCGCGAAGCTGCGCGAAATTCTGGACGCCGGAGACGAGCCGGTCGGCCTGCTGGTTCTCGCGGATGGAGCGTCGACCCTCAGTCCCAAGGCGCCGGGCAGCTTCGACGAGCGGGCAGCGCCAGTCCAGGCAGTGATCGACGCTGCGCTCGGGGCGGGGGATCGGGCGGCTCTTCTGGATCTGGATCCTGCGCTGTGCGAGGAGATAGGTGCGTCGGGCCGAGCCGTCTGGCAGGTGCTGGCGTCGGTGTTCACCGCGCAACCCGACGCTGTAGTGCACTACAGCAGTGCACCGCTGGGCGTCGGCTATCACGTCGGGATGTGGCGTCCATGA
- the miaA gene encoding tRNA (adenosine(37)-N6)-dimethylallyltransferase MiaA has translation MSVNGDCRPIAVVGPTAAGKSDLALDLAQEFGGEIINIDAMQLYRGMDIGTAKLPLGERRGIPHHLLDVLDVTETATVARYQHDAITIAERLMAEGKVPVIVGGSMMYVQSLLDEWAFPATDPVVRARWEAVLAEEGIAAVHAALVAADPVAAASILPTDGRRMVRALEVVELTGQPFAASAPQIGEPRWGTRILGVDRDTEQLDARIRLRTELMFDTGLVGEVEALIERGLRDGVTAPRAIGYSQVLAHLDGEYDLAEALERTFIGTRRYVRRQRSWFRRDARVQWLDGGADGLLDAARSAVLGEMH, from the coding sequence ATGAGCGTCAACGGTGATTGTCGACCCATTGCCGTGGTCGGTCCGACGGCTGCGGGTAAGTCCGATCTTGCACTCGACCTGGCGCAGGAGTTCGGCGGCGAGATCATCAATATCGACGCGATGCAGCTCTACCGCGGCATGGACATCGGCACTGCAAAACTTCCACTCGGTGAACGCCGCGGCATTCCGCATCACCTGCTCGACGTTCTCGACGTCACCGAGACTGCCACGGTGGCGCGGTACCAACATGACGCCATCACCATCGCGGAGCGGTTGATGGCGGAGGGGAAAGTGCCCGTCATCGTCGGTGGTTCCATGATGTACGTGCAATCGCTCCTGGACGAGTGGGCCTTCCCGGCCACCGACCCCGTGGTGCGTGCGCGGTGGGAAGCTGTGCTTGCAGAGGAAGGCATCGCAGCGGTGCATGCCGCGTTGGTGGCGGCGGATCCCGTTGCGGCTGCGTCGATACTTCCGACCGACGGCCGCCGCATGGTGCGGGCGCTCGAGGTGGTGGAGTTGACCGGACAGCCATTTGCGGCGTCAGCTCCCCAGATCGGTGAACCTCGTTGGGGTACAAGGATCTTGGGTGTCGATCGGGATACGGAACAGTTGGATGCGCGTATTCGGCTGCGGACGGAGTTGATGTTCGACACCGGATTGGTCGGTGAGGTCGAGGCGTTGATCGAACGAGGCCTCCGCGACGGCGTGACCGCGCCGCGAGCGATCGGCTATTCGCAGGTGCTGGCTCATCTCGACGGTGAATACGACCTCGCGGAGGCGCTCGAGCGCACCTTCATCGGGACTCGTCGATACGTTCGGCGTCAGCGGTCGTGGTTCCGTCGCGATGCGCGAGTGCAGTGGCTCGACGGCGGCGCTGACGGTTTGCTGGATGCCGCGCGCTCGGCCGTGCTGGGAGAAATGCACTAG
- a CDS encoding class F sortase translates to MVETAAHARTPRKHKATLPLILLLVVLLAAGGILVYLAVSAAGKPISAPLPDAPFEVGTAPDPGIVWAPVPTDLPPNTLAIPDLDVRADIVTSGLGASRGMILPHPDKVSHFLNDVHFGEPDGTNLVAGHVDDGDRTHGALWPLHQIKPGTPIYATDDAGTMYTYTAASLKLYEKVALPAEFFEDTGAPRLVLVTCGGPTVPDPSMPSGFTYEHNLVVTASPA, encoded by the coding sequence ATGGTGGAGACCGCGGCGCACGCTCGAACGCCCCGCAAGCACAAGGCAACTCTGCCCCTGATTCTTCTCCTGGTCGTGTTACTGGCAGCGGGTGGAATCCTTGTCTACCTGGCTGTCAGTGCCGCGGGAAAACCGATCAGCGCACCATTGCCCGACGCTCCGTTCGAGGTCGGAACAGCGCCGGACCCCGGAATTGTCTGGGCTCCCGTACCGACCGACCTCCCGCCCAACACCCTCGCGATTCCGGACCTCGACGTGCGAGCCGACATCGTGACCAGCGGTCTGGGCGCCAGTCGCGGCATGATCCTCCCGCATCCCGACAAGGTGTCGCACTTCCTCAACGACGTGCACTTCGGCGAGCCGGACGGCACGAATCTTGTTGCCGGGCACGTCGACGACGGTGACCGCACCCACGGTGCGCTCTGGCCGTTGCATCAGATCAAACCGGGAACGCCGATCTACGCCACCGACGACGCGGGCACCATGTACACGTACACCGCGGCGAGTCTGAAGCTCTACGAGAAGGTGGCTTTGCCGGCTGAGTTCTTCGAGGACACCGGTGCGCCGAGGCTGGTGCTGGTTACCTGCGGCGGCCCGACGGTTCCGGATCCGTCGATGCCCTCCGGTTTCACGTACGAGCACAACCTGGTGGTCACTGCCTCACCGGCGTAG
- the dapF gene encoding diaminopimelate epimerase: protein MDFSKGHGTQNDFVVLPDLDVAIDLAPARVAALCDRRQGLGADGILRVARAGALADAGVLSEIPAGIAADDWFMDYRNGDGSIAEMCGNGVRVFAHYLTASGLENRREFVVGSRAGARPVVVHATGATAGDVTVGMGTVTELGTSSASIEGRAFTGLGIDVGNPHLACVEKDLYAEQLAALDLSIAPAFDPAFFPHGVNVEFVTPLEDGAVGMRVYERGVGETRSCGTGTVAAAAAALRHDGRSEGTVTVRVLGGEVQVAIEQGAAELRGPSVLLATGSISDDWWRSLA, encoded by the coding sequence ATGGATTTCAGCAAGGGTCACGGCACTCAGAACGACTTTGTCGTGCTTCCCGATCTCGATGTCGCGATCGATCTCGCGCCGGCGCGCGTCGCGGCGCTCTGTGACCGTCGTCAGGGATTGGGTGCCGACGGCATCCTGCGTGTCGCGCGCGCCGGTGCACTTGCCGACGCTGGTGTCCTGAGCGAGATTCCGGCGGGAATTGCCGCCGACGACTGGTTCATGGACTACCGCAACGGCGACGGCTCGATCGCCGAGATGTGCGGAAACGGTGTTCGGGTGTTTGCGCATTACCTGACGGCATCCGGTCTCGAGAACCGTCGCGAGTTCGTCGTCGGTAGCCGGGCCGGTGCAAGGCCGGTGGTGGTTCATGCCACAGGCGCCACCGCGGGTGATGTCACCGTAGGCATGGGAACTGTCACCGAGTTGGGAACCAGCAGCGCCAGCATCGAGGGCCGGGCCTTCACCGGTCTGGGAATTGATGTCGGCAATCCGCACTTGGCCTGCGTCGAAAAGGACCTATACGCCGAGCAGTTGGCTGCGCTGGATCTGTCGATCGCACCGGCATTCGATCCGGCATTCTTCCCGCACGGCGTGAACGTGGAATTCGTGACGCCACTCGAAGACGGTGCCGTCGGCATGCGCGTGTACGAGCGGGGTGTGGGTGAGACACGTTCGTGTGGAACCGGGACTGTCGCGGCGGCGGCAGCGGCGTTGCGGCACGACGGTCGCAGTGAGGGCACTGTCACCGTCCGAGTTCTCGGCGGAGAGGTTCAGGTCGCGATCGAGCAGGGTGCCGCTGAGCTTCGC